The Gouania willdenowi chromosome 20, fGouWil2.1, whole genome shotgun sequence genome window below encodes:
- the ggh gene encoding gamma-glutamyl hydrolase has translation MHWLSLCLSFLFLCFYTLAESNDRPIIGVLAQDISSPQGNWTSYIAASYVKFLESAGARVVPVMINKTPEEYKTLFNSINGILYPGGSANIFSSGYEKAARIFYELAIEAKKKGDHFPVWGTCLGLEQLMYLTSGKPVLSRTNTSGLALPLNFTNKINDSKLFQNFPPQVLQDLALKPLTENSHKWSVTMATYNEDEKLQKFYKVLSTNMDGTTEFLSTVEAYDYPIYGTQWHPEKNPFEWTRSYYPHSSSAVKMSFYIAQFFVDEARKNFHRFESVDLEQDALIYNYNPVYTGRKNIFEQVYYF, from the exons ATGCACTGGTTATCGCTTTGCCTATCGTTTTTATTCTTATGTTTTTACACTTTAGCGGAAAGTAACGACAGACCCATCATTG GGGTTCTGGCCCAGGATATTAGCAGCCCGCAGGGCAACTGGACCTCCTACATTGCTGCCTCTTATGTGAAGTTTCTGGAGTCCGCCGGTGCCCGCGTCGTCCCGGTCAT gaTTAACAAGACACCAGAGGAATATAAGACACTGTTCAACTCCATCAATGG CATCCTTTACCCCGGCGGCTCagccaacatcttctcatctgGTTATGAAAAAGCTGCCAGGATATTTTACGAGCTCGCTATTGAG GCGAAGAAGAAAGGGGATCACTTTCCCGTGTGGGGGACCTGCCTTGGGTTAGAGCAGCTGATGTATTTGACGAGTGGGAAGCCTGTTCTGTCCCGTACCAACACCTCAGGCCTGGCCCTGCCTCTGAACTTCACTAATA AAATCAACGACAGCAAGTTGTTTCAGAACTTCCCACCTCAAGTGTTGCAGGATCTCGCTTTAAAGCCTTTAACGGAAAACTCTCATAAGTGGAGCGTGACTATGGCG ACTTACAACGAAGACGAGAAACTTCAGAAGTTCTACAAAGTCCTCTCCACAAACATGGACGGTACAACTGAGTTTCTTTCAACTGTGGAAG CGTACGACTATCCAATCTATGGGACGCAGTGGCATCCAGAGAAGAATCCGTTTGAATGGACACGATCATACTATCCTCACTCTTCCTCTGCGGTTAAAATGTCTTTCTACATAGCTCAGTTCTTCGTGGATGAAG CCAGGAAGAACTTTCACAGATTTGAATCCGTGGACCTGGAGCAGGATGCACTGATTTACAACTACAACCCTGTTTACACAGGGCGCAAAAATATCTTTGAACAAGTGTATTATTTCTGA